One stretch of Acholeplasma laidlawii PG-8A DNA includes these proteins:
- a CDS encoding tyrosine-protein phosphatase translates to MMDIHTHILPGVDDGVQTYEEALAVLKHQLQSGVNKVIITPHVHNSSQKVSSKEYVKLFADLKKRVEVDLPEMTLYLGYEVKFNQEKSKEYHNFVFQGFKEKYLLIEFSVQNKEPIHDIVYNLVAKGFTPIIAHIERYLYLDMFDVERIRSLGAITQVNSGAILGLDGKQFKKQAQKYFKKGLVDIVASDCHNLDCRKPNLMEALKKVPKDFKMKVLEV, encoded by the coding sequence ATGATGGACATACATACACACATTTTACCTGGTGTAGATGATGGTGTACAAACATATGAAGAAGCACTTGCAGTATTAAAACATCAACTACAAAGTGGTGTTAATAAGGTTATTATTACACCACATGTACATAATAGTAGCCAAAAAGTTTCGTCAAAAGAATATGTTAAACTATTTGCTGATTTGAAAAAACGTGTTGAAGTAGATTTACCAGAAATGACGCTTTACTTAGGATATGAAGTTAAATTTAATCAAGAAAAATCAAAAGAGTATCATAACTTTGTTTTTCAAGGTTTCAAAGAAAAATATCTATTAATAGAATTTTCTGTTCAAAATAAAGAACCAATTCACGATATTGTTTACAACTTAGTGGCAAAAGGATTTACGCCAATTATAGCGCACATTGAGCGCTACTTATATCTAGATATGTTTGATGTAGAACGTATAAGATCACTAGGGGCAATCACTCAAGTTAATAGTGGAGCAATATTAGGTTTAGATGGAAAACAATTTAAAAAACAAGCTCAAAAATACTTCAAAAAGGGTTTAGTTGATATCGTCGCTAGTGATTGTCATAATCTAGATTGTAGAAAACCCAATTTGATGGAAGCCTTAAAAAAAGTTCCGAAAGATTTTAAAATGAAAGTATTAGAGGTATAA
- a CDS encoding DegV family protein produces the protein MSKFIILTDSTTDLPEHIAQELKLHVMPLKFNLDGKEYMNYLDNRELDPTEFFEKLKNGAKPTTSQVNPEEYVEKLTPILKSGQDVLILAFSSALSGTFNSARIAAEELRETFKDRKIMLLDTKAASLGEGLIVYLTAKESMDKKLTIEETYEFASKLAPTVAHWFTVDDISHLVRGGRVSKVAGFIATVANIKPILHVSDEGKLISRHKAIGRKRAVKGLFEEMQKTAKPGKQTVFISHANALEDANKLAEMIKEHFDVEFLLINTLGPVIGAHAGHGTLALFFIGQNR, from the coding sequence ATGTCAAAATTTATAATTTTAACAGACTCTACAACAGATTTACCTGAACATATCGCACAAGAACTAAAATTACATGTAATGCCGCTAAAATTTAATTTAGATGGTAAAGAGTACATGAACTACTTAGATAATAGAGAACTTGACCCTACAGAGTTTTTTGAAAAACTTAAAAATGGAGCAAAACCAACAACTTCCCAGGTAAACCCTGAAGAGTATGTTGAAAAATTAACACCCATCTTAAAGTCGGGACAAGATGTTTTAATTCTAGCATTCTCATCCGCATTATCAGGTACATTTAATAGCGCAAGAATTGCTGCAGAAGAACTAAGAGAAACATTTAAAGATAGAAAAATTATGCTACTTGATACTAAAGCAGCTTCACTAGGTGAAGGATTAATTGTCTATTTAACTGCAAAAGAGTCGATGGATAAAAAACTAACCATTGAAGAAACTTATGAATTCGCAAGTAAGTTAGCACCTACGGTTGCTCATTGGTTTACAGTAGATGATATATCTCATTTAGTACGAGGTGGGCGTGTTTCAAAAGTTGCAGGTTTTATTGCAACGGTTGCAAACATTAAACCTATCCTACACGTTTCAGATGAAGGGAAACTCATCTCACGTCATAAAGCCATTGGACGTAAACGTGCAGTTAAAGGCTTATTTGAGGAAATGCAAAAAACTGCTAAACCAGGTAAACAAACAGTATTCATCTCTCATGCAAATGCACTTGAAGATGCAAATAAGTTAGCTGAAATGATAAAAGAACACTTTGATGTTGAGTTTCTTTTAATT